Sequence from the Helianthus annuus cultivar XRQ/B chromosome 13, HanXRQr2.0-SUNRISE, whole genome shotgun sequence genome:
CATAACTAGTAAAGAACTCTAGACACTTCGAGTCACATGCATACACATAtgattggttttaaaaagcgagaagcgcacaaaagcgacaaGGTCTAAAACCGAGAcgcaaagcgcaaaagcggtgtGCTTTTCATACCTGAGACTAAAGATGATTATATAATTCTTTTATAGATCCTATAGGTTTTTAGTAtgggtgagcagaaaaccgatTTAACCAAACCAGACAAAAAAACACAAATAACCGAATCCAAATGTATGATTCGGTTGCGGTTTTGCattttataaaaaccaaaaaaatccGAACCGAATAAcctaaaaaatcatatttttaatgCTTTTTATATATCGATTTAAGAATTATTATTTTTGTTCTTAAATGTTAAGAAcattattatttagtatatatgattagatttattcaacccgtacaatcacgggtttttattatttggtatataaaattacatttattcagtacaatacatgggattcttagagatataattttaatatataaaattacatttgttcaacccatgtaataaactagatttttaaagaataatttttttaatttagtatataaattacatttattcaacccgtgtaatacacggggttataacctagtaataaaatataacataaacaTTAAATTATTTTTTAAGGAACGATCGCTAAAACCGAAAACAATcgaaaccgaacggtttttaaaaaccgaacatttcggtttcggttttacCTAAAAATTGTGTGCACCTTAATTTTTAGCATCCCTTGtccaaaatatagctataaataaGATTTATACATGATTTTACctaaggctaaagggtgtggtcatgacccccCACATAATCGCCATATCACTCACCTCTAATCCACCATTCAAAACCACTATCCCCTTtgttattttcatatatttttgtctcaaaatcatCAAAATGGGAGGGTTATGGTAATCGTGGTTCAATCCACGCCAACCACCATCAATCAAGAAGGGGGGCGGTGTAGCCTTTCATTCATGTTCCTACGTGGCGAATCATGTTCCaaccatgacccccacacccttcagcctaaatgtacaaaccaaaaaaaaacctaTTGTACAACAATTTGATGCATAAAAACACCCAAAATACAAGAGGAACGCTCCTCAGCCTTGATATTTCCAAAAAAAATGTGCTTTTCCTGCGCTTCTTGTTTTGCGTGCGCCTCGGCCAACACAAAGCGCCGGCACTTGCGCCTCAAgtgcgctttttaaaaccaatcaCATATGACAACTGATTTCAACTTCCATTCAGACCAAGTCAATTCATGATCATGACAAATCATAAACCATGAACACATACTGTGGAGTTCAATATAACCCAATATATATATACGAATAGTTAGGCATCACATAAAAAGAACAAATTCCAATAACCATAAACGTATCTTGCAACAAGTCTACAAACTGAAATAAATTTAATGTTGACTCAACCTGCATTTTCTGGTCAACCACCTAATGtaaaatttttcaagaaataaACGGATCATCAGTATTACCAACTATATAGTCTAAACAACCATTCAAAGTGTATAAACAGAAAAACAAAACAGCTTCCAACAGACTATTTTACCGCCAATTTACCTTATGTTAAGGTACTGCTGCAGCGATGAATCCATACAAAGTTAGCGTCTTTCTGCCGTTATCCGTCTAATCCCTCCATCTCGGACTTGAAATCGAGAAAAACCCTGGTGACGGAAACCCCATCCCGGGCGAAGGTGGCGGTTGCGGTCCGGAACCGAACATTCCCGGTTGCGTCATCGGTGAAAACGAAAAATTTGGCGTCAACGGTGGCGGATGCTGGTATCCGGGAGAAAGTAACGGGTACGGTGATCGAGGCGATAATAAGTTTAGGTAACCGGTAGGTGACGGCAGAAGAAACTGAGACGTTGGTGATGGTAATGGCGGTAACAGCGGCGGTGGTGGGCCGTTCATTCTTGGTGAATGTAATGGCGGAGGTGGGCCGTTCATTCTTGGTGATGGTAATGGCGGAGGTGGGCCATTCATTCTTGGTGACGGAAGCGGTGGAAGAGGTGGACCCGGGCCGCCGTTCATCCGATGTGACGGAAGAGGTGGTGGACCGTTCATACGAGGAGACGGAAGTGACGGCGCGAGCGGGTAAGGTATCAATCCCGACGACTGttgctgatgttgcggttgctgaTGCGGTTGACTTTGCATTTGGGATTGACCTTGATGATTTTGATTATACTGAGGATTAGCTTGCGGCTGAGGCGGTCCTTGTGTTGAATCGATTATCGAATGCTGAAGGTACCGCATATACGCAGAGATAGGAGACTCCGCAGTGTTCGACCACCCCGTATGATCACCAGAACCCGGTGGTGCCGCCATAGCCGGCGGTGGTGGCCGTTGCTGACTGTTATAAGGCGGCCTAGCAAGATTACTACCACCATTATAAGCACCATGAACTGCACCATTTATCGGGCGTTGAGGGGGCATCTGTTCCTGCGGTGGCATATGATGAACGGCCATTCGCGGTCTACTTACGTTCAACGGTGTTAACGGTGACGGACGGTTCCTCTGCAACCGCATACTAGGCGGTCTAGGCGAGTTATGTGGCGGTCTAGGAACCGGTTCCTGAGACTGTCGTGAAGGTGAACCCGTAAGCTGTTGAACAATACTCTGAAAATCATTCTTGTTAATATTGTACACTTGAGGCTGCGGTTGTTGTCTAGCCGGATTAGCGAAATTCGGTTGGTGTAAAGGACTCTTTCTTATATTCTTCCCAATCTTGTTCACACCCAGATAATCATTCCCCCGATTCCTCGAGTAATCTGAATTATCCATTTAACCTAAAAATCGAACCTTTTTTCTCCGAATTAgcaaaccctaaaccctaacaaTCTCGAACAGTCGAATGATCAGAATTATCCATTGTTAGCCTAAAAATCAAACCTTTTCTCCAAATCACCAAACCCTAAATAATCAGAATCACCCATTTTTAACCTAAAAATCAAATCTTTTTTCCCCAAATCAccaaaccctaaaccctaacaaTCTTGAACAATCAGAATCATCCACTTTTGACCTAAAAATCAAATCTTTTCCCCAAATTAccaaaccctaaaccctaacaatctcaatcaaaccctaaaacaGTTAATAATCAAGAAAACGAACACACCTGTGGATGAAATCGAGTTCAAACTCCGTACGATCTCTGATTGTGAGGTAAATTAGGGTTCTAAAAGCACTTATTATGGTGGGTGCAAAAGGGAATTTGGGGGGATTGACTTTTGAGTTATGAAATTGGAGAAAAGTTGCGTAAGATTTGAATGTTTCTTGGAATCTTTTTGAGTGAAAACGATTAAGGGTTTGAAATGATGGAATTTTTGGAGtgaaaacaaaaaccctaaataTGAGGGAGCGTGTGGATTGGGGATTTGGAGTCAACGATTGATGAGAGCGAATTGAattagaaacaaaaaaaaattgtaaagaATAAAAGATGGATTAGGTTACAGGGGAGATCTTCATTGGCCAACTTGGCCCTCTTGTGTGTGTGATGTAATGCATACGTGTTAATATTTGTGTTTTTATTGTATGGATGTTGTGACACTTTGATGATGGGTGGAAAGGTAGTGGACCCCATTAATCAAAACCGTCCAAGATCGCTATCAGCCTAAGAACGTGGGGTGTGGGTTGGGGTAGCGGTTACCAAGCAACGCTGGCTAGATTACATCGGGCTAGCGTTGACAATGGTTTTACCCCGCTGGCGTGAGGATTAAAGGTGTGATTATGTTAAGATGTATATGGGCGTTAACCCACTACATGTAGTCTGATCATTGGGTATATCGATGCTTTATGGATGGTTAGATGAACGAGAGATGGTTGAACCAAGGGAGAGAGGTAACAATGTCAAAGAGAAAGCAGATCGGGGAATCTATGCCACTAATCGATTCGTAGAGGAAGGGGATTTTGtgagagggagaggagagaggTAGGTTCATGAGCTCATTGGATCTTTATGAGAAAAAATCCATCGGTTTCTGAACTTCTATGCACTAGTGAACAAAAAATATGGTAAAAATCAATCAGAAGAAGTTGTGCTTTTGTCCTTATTTAATGGTTAACGGGTAATTAAATACTAGCTAAAACacctttttgaaaaaaaaaccaaATTAACAAAACGGTCATTGACttttgatttttctaaaaatatatatCAGTTATGTGGTAACACGTGACGGTGCAGGTATTGTACATACACCCCCCCCCCTATTTTTTAATAGTTCAGTGACTTTATAAAATAGGACAAAAGACTAGGTTGAGTGGAGTCGTAACATGTAACACTTTTATGGGTTTGCAAAGTTGGTTCGGTTCAGTTATGGAGGTTTAACCATGAaacaccctaacacgctttaactgaaaagacgcagcggaaaatacttaccataaaatttctttcattatgaaTGTCTTATCATACTTGAAGTTCATTCTTAAGGTGACACATTTACAATGGATACAACAATCGAACTcatttacaaaataaaaacataaactaTGTTTACTAAATTAGCTATCcaagcattcccgtacaatctaacttGTGACTCGGCCTTCGATCTCCACGCCTCGGTAATCCTTCGGGACTCGTACGACCTACACTTACCATACAATTTCAAACGTTAGTACTCATTATGAATATAAcaatagggtagggatatggtaaaaagtgtctaaaatgtaagaagggtaagaagtgttttaaaccattggatatttgatctaatggttgagatcaatagggtataaa
This genomic interval carries:
- the LOC110899426 gene encoding protein HAIKU1; this translates as MDNSDYSRNRGNDYLGVNKIGKNIRKSPLHQPNFANPARQQPQPQVYNINKNDFQSIVQQLTGSPSRQSQEPVPRPPHNSPRPPSMRLQRNRPSPLTPLNVSRPRMAVHHMPPQEQMPPQRPINGAVHGAYNGGSNLARPPYNSQQRPPPPAMAAPPGSGDHTGWSNTAESPISAYMRYLQHSIIDSTQGPPQPQANPQYNQNHQGQSQMQSQPHQQPQHQQQSSGLIPYPLAPSLPSPRMNGPPPLPSHRMNGGPGPPLPPLPSPRMNGPPPPLPSPRMNGPPPPLHSPRMNGPPPPLLPPLPSPTSQFLLPSPTGYLNLLSPRSPYPLLSPGYQHPPPLTPNFSFSPMTQPGMFGSGPQPPPSPGMGFPSPGFFSISSPRWRD